The following DNA comes from Desulfobotulus mexicanus.
TGCCCCGCAGGGGCGGGAGTCTGGGCATTGGCCTGTCCTCCCTGTCCGTTGGCCTGATTTCCTGCTGGGTTACCCTGTCCGCCATGGGCATTGGCTGCGCCTGCGCCACCCAGAGCCAGAAGCCCTGCATCGGCCATGGCCTTGATCTGATCCGCCTTCAGGCCCAGACCCTGAAGGGTGCGGATTTTGCCAGAAGCTTCCGGCCCTGCCACCATGGCCACCATGGAAAGGATATCCTCCCCGGCTGCGCTGATTTTCGGTGTCAGTTCCGCACGCACCGCATCCCCGCCCTCGGCCCTGATCTGGGCGTAAAGGGCGGGGTGCTCCGCTTTGAGTTTGTTCATATCCATGTTTTCCTCCCTGAGTGCTGCCATAAAGGGTTCGAGACCGGGGGTGATGCGATCCACCAGCCCTTCTCTGAGGGCGTCTTCCGCCAGATAGATCCGGCCATCCGTGGCCCGGATTTTTTCCGGAGAAAGCCCCCGAAGACTGGCGTAGGATTCCGTAAAAATGCCGTACATCCGGTCCAGCCGTTCCTGCACATAGGCCCGGCCCGTATCGTTTAAAGGGTTGTCCGCATTGGGCAGGGCCTTAAAGCTCCCCGCCGAAAGATAGGAAAAGGTGATGCCCGTTTTCTCATTAAAGCGGCTCCAGTCCGCATGGATCTGCAAGACACCGATGCTGCCCACTAAGGCCGTGGCCGGAGCCGCCAGCTCATCGCATACCGAAGACAGCCACAGAGCCGCAGACATACAGGCCCCGTCCACATAGCCCACCACCCGTTTGCCAGATGCGGCCTTGGCCGAAGCCATGTGATCCACCAGCTCTTTGCAGCCCTGCACCGTGCCGCCGGGGGAGTTGAAACAGAGCAGCAGGGTATGGATGCCGGGATCTTCCATGGCCAGATCAAACTGATCCCGCAGGCCTTTGTATCCCGTGCGAAGGGGGGCAAAGGCCCCGGCATAGCCGTAATCCGGCGACAGGGTTCCCGTGACCGGGAGCAGGGCAATGCCGCCGGAGCGGGTGAAAGGCTCCGGATCCGGGCCTTGAGAAGAAGGGATGGCTGTGGGGTGGCGCAGGGCCGAAGCCAGAGCATCCAGAGCCGAAGGTGCTGCGGCCCAGATTTCTGTTTTGAGAAGTTCCAGCATCCGGAAGGGCATGGGGTCCTCGCCTTGGGGGAAAGCGGGGAAAAGTCCCCGCAGAAAAAGTGATAATTTCTGCGGAGATTATAGGGCCTGAATGGGGGGCTTTTTTTAGATGGTGCTTAGATGAGCGTGGATGGATGTTCTTTTTTGCTGAATGGGGCAAGATTTTGCTTGACGGGGGGTGGGGCCTTGGCTGGATAAAACAAAAAACCCCCACACCGAAAGATGCAGGGGCTTTTTATGGATGGTAACCGTAAAAAGGAAACGGGATCTTTTTTCTCAGGCTGTTGCTGTCTGTTGCCGGATATTTTTCTGGAAATCTTCCCTGTAAGCATTGAGCTTATCCAGAGTGGTTTTGATATCAAGGGTTGATTTCATGTTGGTATTGCTCAAGTGCTTGAAAATAAATTTTTTCGACACACTGCTTTTTAACAGCCACTGCAATATTTTGATCTGGACCTTGCTGTTACGTTCAAGCAGAAGGGCTGTGGTATTCATAAATTCAGCCATAACTTCTAAAACCTCAGGATTGTCTACCGATTTTTTAATGATCTCCACTTTTTTATCTTCATCCGAAGAGGTGTGGTATGCCACAAGAGAAGAAATAATCCTGCTGACAGACATGGTTTCTATGGCATTGATATGAAAATTGATTGTTTTGATAATATCTTTATACTCCCAGGAATCTTCTTCAAGCTCCCCGTGAATCACAAGCATAGCCAGCCGATCCCGCAGTTCAAAATATTTGAAGCTGTACTGATCCATGATGATTTTATTGTATCTGTCTATCTGAAGAGCAAAAACATAGAGTACAAATATCAATATCAGCAAGTTGCCCAGAAATATCATTGTCCGTCTCCTTCTTTATCGATCCTTGGGCCGGGCAGAATATAGGATTCTTCACACGCACCGTTGGTAGACCTGTGTTTCTTGATGGTTGTCTTCTGA
Coding sequences within:
- a CDS encoding S49 family peptidase codes for the protein MPFRMLELLKTEIWAAAPSALDALASALRHPTAIPSSQGPDPEPFTRSGGIALLPVTGTLSPDYGYAGAFAPLRTGYKGLRDQFDLAMEDPGIHTLLLCFNSPGGTVQGCKELVDHMASAKAASGKRVVGYVDGACMSAALWLSSVCDELAAPATALVGSIGVLQIHADWSRFNEKTGITFSYLSAGSFKALPNADNPLNDTGRAYVQERLDRMYGIFTESYASLRGLSPEKIRATDGRIYLAEDALREGLVDRITPGLEPFMAALREENMDMNKLKAEHPALYAQIRAEGGDAVRAELTPKISAAGEDILSMVAMVAGPEASGKIRTLQGLGLKADQIKAMADAGLLALGGAGAANAHGGQGNPAGNQANGQGGQANAQTPAPAGQAAMTGPTAADILAALQAATPPGVSAGGQPAGAAALPGGGPDFLALVEGHMAAKACSRGEAMREMQAKHPEAHKAYILGLQKGGAA